The DNA region GGCGTTTTCACTGCTTCCTACCGCGGCGTCCTGGTTTGGGTTTTTAGTGACCTCATTTTGCGCTTCTACAACTGGCTTTTTGTCAGTAAGTTCGACCTGCTCTTCGTTCACTTCACTTAAATCTGGGTTTTGAAATGTTAACTCTTTCTGAACATCTTTGGTTTCTACAGGCGCTGgtgattttttcttcttgtttttctttttcttgttcttcgTTTTCTTGGGCGACGAATCCGGTGCCTCTCCCTGTTGGTCATTCTTTTCCTCATTGGGCTCTCTCACATCTGGGGATTCACTTTCAGCATCTACCGTACTTGGACCTGTCACCTCCTGAGGGCTGCTTCTGGCTTCTGGAGAACAAGGAATGGCTTGGACTTCCGGCTTGATGGGTTTCTCATCCCTTAATTTTCTTCCATTACCCTCCCCTTCGTTGTTCTCCCCACCTACCTCTGTGCTCTGAATCGGGACCTCCTTGGGCTCAGCTACTTCCCGGTTGGTGAGTTCTTTCTCTGAATCATGCCCTGAGCTTGGGTCCAAGCCTTCCGGAGCATCTACCTCACACTTTTCACGGTGACTCACTGTGTCATCGATACCCCTTGGAGGACTTGAGGCTACTGTGCCCACCTGCTCCCCCAACCCAGTGAGCCCTGCCTCCGGCACAGCCTCTGTGGCGTTCCCACTCTGCTCCCCAGTGTCTGCACTGCTCTCCCTTCCAGCTTCAGATATTTGCAAAGGAGCACATTCCTGACGTGGTTCTACGCTAACCTCTTCCACGTTGGTTTCAAaatcttcctgtttttctttttcccactctCCTGCAGATTCTTTACTTTGGTTTTTGGTATCCAAGGCATTATTGCTGCGCTGCCCAATCCCAGGACCTGGGATTTCACCATCTAGTTCACTGTTTATGACCTCACTTGACTCAACCTGCTGTGTGCTTTCAAAGAAGGAAGTGTTCTCCAGAATCTGGCTTTGAACCTGTTCCTCGTTCTCAGAATTTACTAACGttcctggggagggggcactgTCTTCAGAGGTTTTCTGGTCCTCGGCATTGTCACCAGGATGTAACACCTCTGTGTCCACACAGTCCTCTCCTGGGTCCTCTTTGTGCTGTCTTTGCTCAGTGTTCTGCAAGATCTCTCTTTTCCCCTCATTCTCCACCATTTCATCTTTCACCTCCACTTCATTGGCTCTTCCTAAAAGACCATTGAGAAAATTGAAGGGACCCCATGACGTGGTTGACCACACAACATATATTACAATGTAAACACATGTTCTCTTTCCCAGCCAACCCCGCTCCTAAAGAGAGAGAGCCATCAGAGAAGCGCACGGACAGAAGCCTTTGCCAGTTCTGTGCGGCAAAGCAGCCAGCGCGTTAGCAAATGTTGGATCAGCGGAGGCCACTGCCGCCACGTCAAAGGCAAGAGCGGCTGCTGGTGCCACCTGGGGTGAACTGACTTTCAAAGGTGAAGTTACGTTTTAACAAATAAGAAAGAGCTCTGGATCAGGCAGCCAAACTCTCCAAGATGAGGGGATTCAGAAGGACGGAAGGTTCGTGGTCCCCATTCTCATTTCTGGATGCACACGGGGACCACTCCTACTTTTCCAGCTGTCAAACTGCACTGAATATCACGCAGCTCTGAGAGCagctttcaaataatttttaaaagaaacattcagggcttccctggtggtgcaggggttgagagtccgcctgctgatgcaggggacacgggttcgtgccctggtccgggaagatcccacatgccgcggagcggctgggcccgtgaggcaggggacgcgggttcgtgccccggtccgggaagatcccacatgccgcggagcggctgggcccgtgagccatggccgccgagcctgtgcgtccggagcctgtgctccgcaacgggagaggccacaacagtgagaggcccgcgtaccgcaaaaaaaacaaaaacaaaaacaaaaacacatgaagACCACTTACAAAACTGACGTTTCTAGTTCTTTAAGTGTTCATTACACAACAGTTATCAAGGATTTATAAGATGTATATTTGAACAAGAACAGCATGATAAATTCTAGCTGCTCAGGTAGGGAACATAAAGGTAGGATGGACATTCATCAGTTTATCTTCCCTCAGCAACTCTGACACAATGAAAAGAGCTGTGTTTCTTGAATAGTCATCAGGGTAATGAGGCACCTTCCCGGAAAGCCAGTCCTGGGAAGCTGGGGCCTACAGGTTTCTTCATGTCCATGAAGAACCTTCCAAGTGGAAACTACAGCCTTGGTCCCTGACCTTATCTCAGCCTCACTGTGAAAAGCTGGAAATGGTTGTGAGCGAGGCCTTATTTGCTGGCTACAACTTCAGGCGGCCCACCACATGCAGAAGGTTTATCCCAAAGCCAAGTATATTACGACAAATATTAACTGGTGAAtcttttcagatatttgaaaACTGTGTAAAATATTCCTACAATATATTGGGTTTCCCAATTTACATTCTTTCGGAAGCAAAAATGTGACATACAAAGGAACATCACCTCTGACAAAGGGGCGGACGTTTTCAGACTCTTGCTGGTAAGGAAAGCCCTCCGCAATGACCACACTCACCACCCAGGGCTCCCCGTCCATCTCACCTACACCCAGGGCTACTTGTCCATCTGCTGTCCACAGGCACTTCAGACTCTCAAAACGCTTAATGTGCACGGGATCTGCAGCACTGGCTTGCAAATACAGTCAACTAACTTACTTTACGGCTCTGCTATTCTGATCTTTTGACAATTCTGTAACAGAATAAGTCACAACGCTGTGTTTGGCACataactgaagaaaaacaaatacaacgGAACCGTCAACACGGTCACttaattttgagattattttcctTGTATTCACAGTCTCGCTGGCAGCTTTGAGAAGCAAAAGAAACGTAGTCTTAAGCCATCGGTGGTGAGCACTGAACAGAGGTACATGCCGGACAACACACGTGGGTGATGGCATCGTGTGACAAGGAAGTTCCCATGAAGTGACAGAACGAAGGGCATGCTGGGTGATTGTTAATCGATCAGTGATGATTATGTCAACTCTACCAATGCATGGAAGGTGAACCAGTGCTGACTGGAAGACACGAGGATCAAAGGAAAACAAGTACTTACCTAGCGTCCCATCCCCTGTTGCCTTGAGGGCATTTAACTCTTCCTTTGTCATCTTTGTAGAACCTTGGTAGCCAACATTATTTAGGGGGTCTGAAGTCTCTCCATTGGTAGCTACTTCTGAATTTAGGATTATTCCATGTTTCTGGGAATAAAAACAGGCTCATCGTAA from Lagenorhynchus albirostris chromosome 6, mLagAlb1.1, whole genome shotgun sequence includes:
- the LRRFIP1 gene encoding leucine-rich repeat flightless-interacting protein 1 isoform X28, whose amino-acid sequence is MTNPAAAQNQEIDCLSPEAQRLAEARLAAKRAARAEAREIRMKELERQQKEEDSERYSRRSRRNTSASDEDDRVSAGSRGSLRVEERPEKDFTEKGSRGLPGLSAATLASLGGTSSRRGSGDTSISIDTEASIREIKELNELKDQIQDVEGKYMQGLKEMKDSLAEVEEKYKKAMVSNAQLDNEKTNFMYQVDTLKDMMLELEEQLAESRRQYEEKTKEFEREKHAHSILQFQFAEVKEALKQREEMLEKHGIILNSEVATNGETSDPLNNVGYQGSTKMTKEELNALKATGDGTLGRANEVEVKDEMVENEGKREILQNTEQRQHKEDPGEDCVDTEVLHPGDNAEDQKTSEDSAPSPGTLVNSENEEQVQSQILENTSFFESTQQVESSEVINSELDGEIPGPGIGQRSNNALDTKNQSKESAGEWEKEKQEDFETNVEEVSVEPRQECAPLQISEAGRESSADTGEQSGNATEAVPEAGLTGLGEQVGTVASSPPRGIDDTVSHREKCEVDAPEGLDPSSGHDSEKELTNREVAEPKEVPIQSTEVGGENNEGEGNGRKLRDEKPIKPEVQAIPCSPEARSSPQEVTGPSTVDAESESPDVREPNEEKNDQQGEAPDSSPKKTKNKKKKNKKKKSPAPVETKDVQKELTFQNPDLSEVNEEQVELTDKKPVVEAQNEVTKNPNQDAAVGSSENADGPENPTTELDGGLHQDDYGVNTKTRKAVADGDTLDFEDNTVQSSGTSASNKELEEGARKDDAEEDGTAPSRPPGPDNEEVPGSALLQDEGPSKDINDACRTKGTGEHVTSENRGHTVRKVSDSVSLENDDVAPAGEVGDFNSESKEEMTGGHGKGRNKEDCALS
- the LRRFIP1 gene encoding leucine-rich repeat flightless-interacting protein 1 isoform X26, translated to MTNPAAAQNQEIDCLSPEAQRLAEARLAAKRAARAEAREIRMKELERQQKEVEERPEKDFTEKGSRGLPGLSAATLASLGGTSSRRGSGDTSISIDTEASIREIKELNELKDQIQDVEGKYMQGLKEMKDSLAEVEEKYKKAMVSNAQLDNEKTNFMYQVDTLKDMMLELEEQLAESRRQYEEKTKEFEREKHAHSILQFQFAEVKEALKQREEMLEEIRQLQQKQASYIREISDLQETVEWKDKKIGALERQKEFFDSIRSERDDLREEVVVLKEELKKHGIILNSEVATNGETSDPLNNVGYQGSTKMTKEELNALKATGDGTLGRANEVEVKDEMVENEGKREILQNTEQRQHKEDPGEDCVDTEVLHPGDNAEDQKTSEDSAPSPGTLVNSENEEQVQSQILENTSFFESTQQVESSEVINSELDGEIPGPGIGQRSNNALDTKNQSKESAGEWEKEKQEDFETNVEEVSVEPRQECAPLQISEAGRESSADTGEQSGNATEAVPEAGLTGLGEQVGTVASSPPRGIDDTVSHREKCEVDAPEGLDPSSGHDSEKELTNREVAEPKEVPIQSTEVGGENNEGEGNGRKLRDEKPIKPEVQAIPCSPEARSSPQEVTGPSTVDAESESPDVREPNEEKNDQQGEAPDSSPKKTKNKKKKNKKKKSPAPVETKDVQKELTFQNPDLSEVNEEQVELTDKKPVVEAQNEVTKNPNQDAAVGSSENADGPENPTTELDGGLHQDDYGVNTKTRKAVADGDTLDFEDNTVQSSGTSASNKELEEGARKDDAEEDGTAPSRPPGPDNEEVPGSALLQDEGPSKDINDACRTKGTGEHVTSENRGHTVRKVSDSVSLENDDVAPAGEVGDFNSESKEEMTGGHGKGRNKEDCALS
- the LRRFIP1 gene encoding leucine-rich repeat flightless-interacting protein 1 isoform X30; translation: MTNPAAAQNQEIDCLSPEAQRLAEARLAAKRAARAEAREIRMKELERQQKEEDSERYSRRSRRNTSASDEDDRVSAGSRGSLRVEERPEKDFTEKGSRGLPGLSAATLASLGGTSSRRGSGDTSISIDTEASIREIKDSLAEVEEKYKKAMVSNAQLDNEKTNFMYQVDTLKDMMLELEEQLAESRRQYEEKTKEFEREKHAHSILQFQFAEVKEALKQREEMLEKHGIILNSEVATNGETSDPLNNVGYQGSTKMTKEELNALKATGDGTLGRANEVEVKDEMVENEGKREILQNTEQRQHKEDPGEDCVDTEVLHPGDNAEDQKTSEDSAPSPGTLVNSENEEQVQSQILENTSFFESTQQVESSEVINSELDGEIPGPGIGQRSNNALDTKNQSKESAGEWEKEKQEDFETNVEEVSVEPRQECAPLQISEAGRESSADTGEQSGNATEAVPEAGLTGLGEQVGTVASSPPRGIDDTVSHREKCEVDAPEGLDPSSGHDSEKELTNREVAEPKEVPIQSTEVGGENNEGEGNGRKLRDEKPIKPEVQAIPCSPEARSSPQEVTGPSTVDAESESPDVREPNEEKNDQQGEAPDSSPKKTKNKKKKNKKKKSPAPVETKDVQKELTFQNPDLSEVNEEQVELTDKKPVVEAQNEVTKNPNQDAAVGSSENADGPENPTTELDGGLHQDDYGVNTKTRKAVADGDTLDFEDNTVQSSGTSASNKELEEGARKDDAEEDGTAPSRPPGPDNEEVPGSALLQDEGPSKDINDACRTKGTGEHVTSENRGHTVRKVSDSVSLENDDVAPAGEVGDFNSESKEEMTGGHGKGRNKEDCALS
- the LRRFIP1 gene encoding leucine-rich repeat flightless-interacting protein 1 isoform X27 codes for the protein MGTQGSGRKRLPNRERLTAEDDALNQIAREAEARLAAKRAARAEAREIRMKELERQQKEEDSERYSRRSRRNTSASDEDDRVSAGSRGSLRVEERPEKDFTEKGSRGLPGLSAATLASLGGTSSRRGSGDTSISIDTEASIREIKELNELKDQIQDVEGKYMQGLKEMKDSLAEVEEKYKKAMVSNAQLDNEKTNFMYQVDTLKDMMLELEEQLAESRRQYEEKTKEFEREKHAHSILQFQFAEVKEALKQREEMLEKHGIILNSEVATNGETSDPLNNVGYQGSTKMTKEELNALKATGDGTLGRANEVEVKDEMVENEGKREILQNTEQRQHKEDPGEDCVDTEVLHPGDNAEDQKTSEDSAPSPGTLVNSENEEQVQSQILENTSFFESTQQVESSEVINSELDGEIPGPGIGQRSNNALDTKNQSKESAGEWEKEKQEDFETNVEEVSVEPRQECAPLQISEAGRESSADTGEQSGNATEAVPEAGLTGLGEQVGTVASSPPRGIDDTVSHREKCEVDAPEGLDPSSGHDSEKELTNREVAEPKEVPIQSTEVGGENNEGEGNGRKLRDEKPIKPEVQAIPCSPEARSSPQEVTGPSTVDAESESPDVREPNEEKNDQQGEAPDSSPKKTKNKKKKNKKKKSPAPVETKDVQKELTFQNPDLSEVNEEQVELTDKKPVVEAQNEVTKNPNQDAAVGSSENADGPENPTTELDGGLHQDDYGVNTKTRKAVADGDTLDFEDNTVQSSGTSASNKELEEGARKDDAEEDGTAPSRPPGPDNEEVPGSALLQDEGPSKDINDACRTKGTGEHVTSENRGHTVRKVSDSVSLENDDVAPAGEVGDFNSESKEEMTGGHGKGRNKEDCALS
- the LRRFIP1 gene encoding leucine-rich repeat flightless-interacting protein 1 isoform X31 codes for the protein MGTQGSGRKRLPNRERLTAEDDALNQIAREAEARLAAKRAARAEAREIRMKELERQQKEVEERPEKDFTEKGSRGLPGLSAATLASLGGTSSRRGSGDTSISIDTEASIREIKDSLAEVEEKYKKAMVSNAQLDNEKTNFMYQVDTLKDMMLELEEQLAESRRQYEEKTKEFEREKHAHSILQFQFAEVKEALKQREEMLEKHGIILNSEVATNGETSDPLNNVGYQGSTKMTKEELNALKATGDGTLGRANEVEVKDEMVENEGKREILQNTEQRQHKEDPGEDCVDTEVLHPGDNAEDQKTSEDSAPSPGTLVNSENEEQVQSQILENTSFFESTQQVESSEVINSELDGEIPGPGIGQRSNNALDTKNQSKESAGEWEKEKQEDFETNVEEVSVEPRQECAPLQISEAGRESSADTGEQSGNATEAVPEAGLTGLGEQVGTVASSPPRGIDDTVSHREKCEVDAPEGLDPSSGHDSEKELTNREVAEPKEVPIQSTEVGGENNEGEGNGRKLRDEKPIKPEVQAIPCSPEARSSPQEVTGPSTVDAESESPDVREPNEEKNDQQGEAPDSSPKKTKNKKKKNKKKKSPAPVETKDVQKELTFQNPDLSEVNEEQVELTDKKPVVEAQNEVTKNPNQDAAVGSSENADGPENPTTELDGGLHQDDYGVNTKTRKAVADGDTLDFEDNTVQSSGTSASNKELEEGARKDDAEEDGTAPSRPPGPDNEEVPGSALLQDEGPSKDINDACRTKGTGEHVTSENRGHTVRKVSDSVSLENDDVAPAGEVGDFNSESKEEMTGGHGKGRNKEDCALS
- the LRRFIP1 gene encoding leucine-rich repeat flightless-interacting protein 1 isoform X32, producing the protein MTNPAAAQNQEIDCLSPEAQRLAEARLAAKRAARAEAREIRMKELERQQKEVEERPEKDFTEKGSRGLPGLSAATLASLGGTSSRRGSGDTSISIDTEASIREIKDSLAEVEEKYKKAMVSNAQLDNEKTNFMYQVDTLKDMMLELEEQLAESRRQYEEKTKEFEREKHAHSILQFQFAEVKEALKQREEMLEKHGIILNSEVATNGETSDPLNNVGYQGSTKMTKEELNALKATGDGTLGRANEVEVKDEMVENEGKREILQNTEQRQHKEDPGEDCVDTEVLHPGDNAEDQKTSEDSAPSPGTLVNSENEEQVQSQILENTSFFESTQQVESSEVINSELDGEIPGPGIGQRSNNALDTKNQSKESAGEWEKEKQEDFETNVEEVSVEPRQECAPLQISEAGRESSADTGEQSGNATEAVPEAGLTGLGEQVGTVASSPPRGIDDTVSHREKCEVDAPEGLDPSSGHDSEKELTNREVAEPKEVPIQSTEVGGENNEGEGNGRKLRDEKPIKPEVQAIPCSPEARSSPQEVTGPSTVDAESESPDVREPNEEKNDQQGEAPDSSPKKTKNKKKKNKKKKSPAPVETKDVQKELTFQNPDLSEVNEEQVELTDKKPVVEAQNEVTKNPNQDAAVGSSENADGPENPTTELDGGLHQDDYGVNTKTRKAVADGDTLDFEDNTVQSSGTSASNKELEEGARKDDAEEDGTAPSRPPGPDNEEVPGSALLQDEGPSKDINDACRTKGTGEHVTSENRGHTVRKVSDSVSLENDDVAPAGEVGDFNSESKEEMTGGHGKGRNKEDCALS
- the LRRFIP1 gene encoding leucine-rich repeat flightless-interacting protein 1 isoform X29, with protein sequence MKELERQQKEVEERPEKDFTEKGSRGLPGLSAATLASLGGTSSRRGSGDTSISIDTEASIREIKELNELKDQIQDVEGKYMQGLKEMKDSLAEVEEKYKKAMVSNAQLDNEKTNFMYQVDTLKDMMLELEEQLAESRRQYEEKTKEFEREKHAHSILQFQFAEVKEALKQREEMLEEIRQLQQKQASYIREISDLQETVEWKDKKIGALERQKEFFDSIRSERDDLREEVVVLKEELKKHGIILNSEVATNGETSDPLNNVGYQGSTKMTKEELNALKATGDGTLGRANEVEVKDEMVENEGKREILQNTEQRQHKEDPGEDCVDTEVLHPGDNAEDQKTSEDSAPSPGTLVNSENEEQVQSQILENTSFFESTQQVESSEVINSELDGEIPGPGIGQRSNNALDTKNQSKESAGEWEKEKQEDFETNVEEVSVEPRQECAPLQISEAGRESSADTGEQSGNATEAVPEAGLTGLGEQVGTVASSPPRGIDDTVSHREKCEVDAPEGLDPSSGHDSEKELTNREVAEPKEVPIQSTEVGGENNEGEGNGRKLRDEKPIKPEVQAIPCSPEARSSPQEVTGPSTVDAESESPDVREPNEEKNDQQGEAPDSSPKKTKNKKKKNKKKKSPAPVETKDVQKELTFQNPDLSEVNEEQVELTDKKPVVEAQNEVTKNPNQDAAVGSSENADGPENPTTELDGGLHQDDYGVNTKTRKAVADGDTLDFEDNTVQSSGTSASNKELEEGARKDDAEEDGTAPSRPPGPDNEEVPGSALLQDEGPSKDINDACRTKGTGEHVTSENRGHTVRKVSDSVSLENDDVAPAGEVGDFNSESKEEMTGGHGKGRNKEDCALS